A genomic stretch from Coffea arabica cultivar ET-39 chromosome 10c, Coffea Arabica ET-39 HiFi, whole genome shotgun sequence includes:
- the LOC113713772 gene encoding protein MIZU-KUSSEI 1-like has translation MPLPFLHPNTFHKMENHVLLSLLQRPTNPDKKPKSGGTGGGAGGLFRMFKLLPMLTTGCKMVALLGRPRKHLLTDNATTVTLFGYRRGRVSLAIQEDPHRLPIFVIELPMLTTAFHKEMGSDVVRFALESDTKTRKKKVLEEFVWAVFCNGRKIGYSIRRKNMSDDEIHVMQLLRGVSMGAGVLPSPHEKETGDGELTYIRARFERTVGSKDSESLYMINPDGASGQELSFFFVRLR, from the coding sequence ATGCCTCTGCCTTTTTTACACCCTAACACATTCCACAAAATGGAAAATCACGTCTTACTATCACTGCTGCAACGTCCCACCAATCCAGACAAGAAACCAAAATCAGGTGGCACCGGCGGTGGCGCTGGAGGCCTCTTTCGCATGTTCAAGCTTCTGCCTATGTTAACCACGGGTTGCAAAATGGTAGCACTGTTGGGCAGGCCACGGAAACATTTGCTGACAGACAATGCTACGACAGTAACTTTGTTTGGGTACCGTAGAGGGAGAGTGAGCCTAGCTATTCAAGAAGATCCTCATCGTTTACCTATTTTTGTGATTGAGCTACCAATGCTCACAACTGCATTTCATAAAGAAATGGGGTCGGATGTTGTCAGGTTTGCTCTAGAAAGCGATACGAAAACTCGCAAAAAGAAGGTTTTGGAGGAGTTTGTGTGGGCTGTATTCTGCAATGGAAGGAAAATTGGTTATTCCATCAGGAGAAAGAATATGAGTGATGATGAGATTCATGTTATGCAGCTCCTCAGGGGAGTTTCAATGGGTGCTGGTGTTCTTCCAAGCCCACATGAGAAAGAAACTGGTGATGGAGAATTAACTTACATTAGAGCAAGATTTGAGAGGACGGTCGGTTCAAAAGATTCGGAATCATTGTACATGATAAATCCAGATGGCGCTTCGGGGCAAGAATTGAGCTTTTTCTTTGTGAGATTGCGGTAG